One genomic segment of Thermus oshimai DSM 12092 includes these proteins:
- a CDS encoding sulfite exporter TauE/SafE family protein: MAFVLGFLIAFAIGVTGVGAGTVTAPLLILALGLPPEAAVGTALLFGFLVKVPAGGVYLLRGQVAGRALGLLLLGGLPGVLLGSLGLWALKGAKDLVLLLVGLTVVVSAGLGLVGLRRAGGRERPWLLPLGAFGIGLEVGFSSAGAGALGTLLLLHATRLSPQKVVGTDLLFGLFLALLGGGVHLALGAVEGALLLPLALGGVLGGAFGALLATRLPKEPLRVALLLWLLFIGSQLVYRGVAHG; the protein is encoded by the coding sequence ATGGCCTTCGTCCTGGGGTTCCTCATCGCCTTTGCCATCGGGGTCACGGGGGTGGGGGCGGGCACGGTCACCGCGCCCCTCCTCATCCTGGCCCTGGGCCTCCCCCCGGAAGCCGCCGTGGGCACGGCCCTCCTCTTCGGCTTCCTGGTAAAGGTCCCCGCGGGCGGGGTGTACCTCCTCCGAGGGCAGGTGGCGGGGCGGGCCCTCGGCCTCCTCCTCCTCGGGGGGCTTCCCGGGGTCCTCCTGGGAAGCCTGGGGCTTTGGGCCCTAAAGGGGGCCAAGGACCTGGTCCTCCTCCTGGTGGGCCTCACGGTGGTCGTTTCCGCGGGGCTTGGGCTTGTGGGCCTAAGGCGGGCGGGGGGGCGGGAGAGGCCTTGGCTCCTGCCCCTCGGGGCCTTCGGGATCGGCCTCGAGGTGGGCTTCTCCTCCGCGGGGGCCGGGGCCCTCGGCACCCTCCTTCTCCTCCACGCCACCCGGCTTTCCCCCCAGAAGGTGGTGGGCACGGACCTCCTCTTCGGCCTCTTCCTGGCCCTCCTGGGCGGGGGGGTGCACCTGGCCCTGGGGGCGGTGGAGGGGGCCCTCCTCCTCCCCCTGGCCCTGGGCGGGGTCCTGGGGGGCGCCTTTGGGGCCCTTCTCGCCACCCGCCTGCCCAAGGAGCCCCTGAGGGTGGCCCTCCTCCTCTGGCTCCTCTTCATCGGGAGCCAGCTGGTCTACCGGGGGGTGGCCCATGGGTAG
- the cobA gene encoding uroporphyrinogen-III C-methyltransferase, protein MGRVYLVGAGPGDPELLTLKAHRLLKEAPVVLHDRLVDERILELVRGKRVDVGKEEGEGEKQEAIHRLLLRYARAYPLVVRLKGGDPFVFGRGGEELRFLLAHGVPCEVVPGVTSALASGVPLTHRGLAHGFAVVSGVLEGGGYPDLAPFARVPTLVVLMGAGRRAWIARELIRLGRSPLEPCLFVEQASTPKERRLRATLGEVAEGKVAVRPPALFLVGAVVGAFEPLVERLKALEVAG, encoded by the coding sequence ATGGGTAGGGTCTACCTGGTGGGGGCGGGCCCCGGGGACCCGGAGCTCCTCACCCTGAAGGCCCACCGGCTCCTAAAGGAGGCCCCCGTGGTCCTCCACGACCGGCTGGTGGACGAGCGCATCCTCGAGCTCGTCCGAGGCAAGCGGGTGGACGTGGGGAAGGAGGAGGGGGAGGGGGAAAAGCAGGAGGCCATCCACCGCCTCCTCCTGCGGTACGCCCGGGCCTACCCCCTGGTGGTGCGCCTCAAGGGGGGGGACCCCTTTGTGTTCGGCCGGGGCGGGGAGGAGCTCCGCTTCCTCCTGGCCCACGGGGTCCCCTGCGAGGTGGTGCCGGGGGTGACCAGCGCCCTGGCCTCGGGGGTGCCCCTCACCCACCGGGGCCTGGCCCACGGGTTCGCGGTGGTCTCAGGGGTGCTGGAGGGCGGGGGGTACCCGGACCTGGCGCCCTTCGCCCGGGTGCCCACCCTGGTGGTCCTCATGGGGGCGGGAAGGCGGGCCTGGATCGCAAGGGAGCTCATTCGGCTTGGGCGAAGCCCTTTGGAGCCCTGCCTCTTCGTGGAGCAGGCCTCCACCCCAAAGGAGCGCCGCCTCCGGGCCACCCTGGGGGAGGTGGCGGAAGGGAAGGTGGCGGTGCGCCCCCCCGCCCTTTTCCTGGTGGGGGCGGTGGTGGGGGCCTTTGAGCCTTTGGTGGAACGCCTGAAGGCCCTGGAGGTGGCGGGATGA
- a CDS encoding sulfate adenylyltransferase translates to MSWDGAVEIGEDERLDLENLATGAFHPLKGFLTREEALSVAHEMRLPTGEVWTIPILLQFRTKPKAGPGDRVALLHGGEAVGVLEVEEAFELDLRALAKAVFGTEREAHPGVARLYAKGPYALGGRVALLKPRPRTPLEKTPEEARAYFQARGWKRVVAFQTRNAPHRAHEYLIRLGLEMADGVLVHPILGAKKADDFPTETVLEAYRYLIAHFLPADRVALFGLATPMRYAGPKEAVFHALVRKNFGATHFLVGRDHAGVGDFYEPYAAHRIFDQLPPLGIEVVRVGAVFHCPLCGGMASERTCPEGHMEKRLAISMTRVRALLREGKAPPPELVRPELVPILRAGVVGGG, encoded by the coding sequence ATGAGCTGGGACGGTGCGGTGGAGATCGGGGAGGACGAGCGGCTGGACCTGGAGAACCTGGCCACGGGGGCCTTCCACCCCCTGAAGGGGTTCCTCACCCGGGAGGAGGCGCTTTCCGTGGCCCACGAGATGCGCCTGCCCACGGGGGAGGTCTGGACGATCCCCATCCTCCTCCAGTTCCGCACCAAACCCAAGGCGGGCCCGGGGGACCGGGTGGCCCTCTTGCATGGGGGCGAGGCGGTGGGGGTTTTGGAGGTGGAGGAGGCCTTCGAGCTGGACCTAAGGGCCCTGGCCAAGGCGGTCTTCGGCACGGAGCGCGAGGCCCACCCCGGGGTGGCCCGCCTCTACGCCAAGGGGCCCTACGCCCTGGGGGGCCGGGTGGCCCTCCTCAAGCCCCGGCCCCGCACCCCCCTGGAGAAGACCCCGGAGGAGGCCCGGGCCTACTTCCAGGCCCGGGGCTGGAAGCGGGTGGTGGCCTTCCAGACCCGCAACGCCCCCCACCGGGCCCACGAGTACCTCATCCGGCTGGGCCTGGAGATGGCGGACGGGGTTCTGGTCCACCCCATCCTGGGGGCCAAGAAGGCGGACGACTTCCCCACGGAGACGGTCCTCGAGGCCTACCGCTACCTCATCGCCCACTTCCTGCCGGCGGACAGGGTGGCCCTCTTCGGCCTCGCCACCCCCATGCGCTACGCCGGGCCCAAGGAGGCGGTCTTCCACGCCCTGGTGCGGAAGAACTTCGGGGCCACCCACTTCCTGGTGGGGCGGGACCACGCGGGGGTGGGGGACTTCTACGAGCCCTACGCCGCCCACCGCATCTTTGACCAGCTCCCCCCCTTGGGGATCGAGGTCGTGCGGGTGGGGGCGGTCTTCCACTGCCCCCTTTGCGGGGGGATGGCCTCGGAGAGGACCTGCCCCGAGGGGCACATGGAGAAGCGCCTTGCCATCAGCATGACCCGGGTGCGGGCCCTCCTAAGGGAGGGGAAGGCCCCGCCCCCGGAGCTGGTGCGCCCCGAGCTGGTGCCCATCCTGCGGGCGGGGGTGGTGGGAGGAGGGTAG
- a CDS encoding Atu2307/SP_0267 family LLM class monooxygenase yields MEIGLYTFGDRTLDPELGRPPTGEERLKRLLEEAELADQAGLAVYAVGEHHRPDYAVSAPAVVLAAMAARTRRIRLSSAVNVLSSDDPIRLFQQFATLDLLSGGRAEMMVGRGSFIESFPLFGYELKDYEALFEEKLALLLRLRAEERVDWPGGRFTRPIPGLGVYPRPLQNPLPLWVAVGGTPESAVRAGRLGLPMVLAIIAGDPRRFLPLVELYRETARAHGHTPRLALAAHGFLAEDDEEAFRLALPAFLEVMNRIGRERGWRPLTPAYFARSRTLEGADFIGSPERVLEKALYWRELFRPDRLLLQLTVGTLPHRRVLRAIELLGEKVLPALKAPSPAA; encoded by the coding sequence ATGGAGATCGGCCTCTACACCTTCGGCGACCGCACCCTAGACCCCGAGCTCGGCCGCCCGCCCACGGGGGAGGAGCGCCTAAAGCGCCTTCTGGAGGAGGCGGAGCTTGCGGACCAGGCGGGGCTTGCGGTCTATGCCGTGGGGGAGCACCACCGGCCGGACTACGCCGTCTCCGCCCCGGCGGTGGTCCTGGCGGCCATGGCCGCCCGCACCAGGAGGATCCGCCTTTCCAGCGCGGTGAACGTCCTGAGCTCCGACGACCCCATCCGCCTCTTCCAGCAGTTCGCCACCCTGGACCTCCTCTCGGGCGGCCGGGCGGAGATGATGGTGGGCCGGGGCTCCTTCATAGAGTCCTTCCCCCTTTTCGGCTACGAGCTCAAGGACTACGAGGCCCTCTTTGAGGAGAAGCTCGCCCTCCTCCTCAGGCTCCGGGCAGAGGAGCGGGTGGACTGGCCCGGGGGGCGGTTCACCCGGCCCATCCCCGGCCTTGGGGTCTACCCCCGGCCCCTCCAGAACCCCCTGCCCCTCTGGGTGGCCGTGGGGGGGACGCCGGAGTCCGCGGTGCGGGCGGGGCGGCTTGGTCTCCCCATGGTCCTCGCCATCATCGCCGGGGACCCCAGGCGCTTCCTTCCCCTGGTGGAGCTCTACCGGGAGACCGCCCGCGCCCACGGCCACACCCCCCGCCTGGCCTTGGCGGCCCACGGTTTCCTGGCGGAGGACGACGAGGAGGCCTTCCGCCTGGCCCTGCCGGCTTTCCTCGAGGTCATGAACCGCATCGGCCGGGAGCGGGGCTGGCGCCCCTTAACCCCGGCCTACTTCGCCCGCTCCCGCACCCTGGAGGGGGCGGACTTCATCGGCAGCCCCGAGCGGGTTCTGGAAAAAGCCCTCTACTGGCGGGAGCTCTTCCGGCCCGATCGGCTTCTCCTCCAGCTCACCGTGGGCACCCTGCCCCACCGCAGGGTCCTGCGGGCCATAGAGCTTTTAGGGGAAAAGGTCCTTCCCGCCCTTAAGGCCCCTTCCCCCGCAGCCTAG
- a CDS encoding cobyrinate a,c-diamide synthase has translation MRLPRLLLAAPHSGAGKTTAALALLLALRDRGLKVQPFKVGPDYIDPTHLEGAAGRRPYNLDGFFLDEEGLLALFRHGARGADLALVEGVMGLFDGKDPLGRVGSTAQVAALLRAPVVLVVDAGGMAGSIAPLALGFARHHPGVRVVGVIANRVGSERHAEILKEALAAHGLPLLGWLPKDPALELPERHLGLVLAGEAEPDWEALRRLPRLDLEGLLCLAQEAPPLPEAPSFLPEKAPPRLRVAYAWDRAFRFYYPEALELLEALGAELIPFSPLEDEALPQAEALLLGGGYPELFAERLSENGAMRSAVRAFPGPIVAECGGYMYLSEGLWVGERFFPMVGLAPGEARMADRPVLGYREVEALKDTPVARKGERLKGHEFHYARLPPSPSPAWRRVGGEEVEGWTDGRVLASFVHLYLPARPEAARRLLAQGGSGHFQK, from the coding sequence GTGAGGCTCCCCCGCCTCCTCCTCGCCGCCCCCCACTCGGGGGCGGGGAAGACCACGGCCGCCCTGGCCCTCCTCCTTGCCCTGAGGGACCGGGGGCTAAAGGTGCAGCCCTTCAAGGTGGGCCCGGACTACATCGACCCCACCCACCTGGAGGGGGCGGCAGGGCGGAGGCCCTACAACCTGGACGGCTTCTTCCTGGACGAGGAGGGCCTCCTCGCCCTCTTCCGCCACGGGGCAAGGGGGGCGGACCTGGCCCTGGTGGAGGGGGTCATGGGCCTCTTTGACGGGAAGGACCCCTTGGGCCGGGTGGGCTCCACCGCCCAGGTGGCGGCCCTCCTAAGGGCCCCCGTGGTCCTGGTGGTGGACGCCGGGGGAATGGCGGGTTCCATCGCCCCCCTGGCCCTGGGCTTCGCCCGCCACCATCCCGGGGTGCGGGTGGTGGGGGTCATCGCCAACCGGGTGGGTTCGGAGCGGCACGCGGAGATCCTGAAGGAGGCCCTCGCTGCCCACGGGCTTCCCCTCCTGGGCTGGCTCCCCAAGGACCCCGCCCTGGAGCTTCCCGAGCGGCACCTGGGCCTGGTGCTTGCGGGGGAGGCCGAGCCCGATTGGGAGGCCTTAAGGAGGCTTCCCCGGCTGGACCTGGAGGGCCTCCTCTGCCTGGCCCAGGAGGCCCCGCCCCTCCCCGAGGCGCCCTCCTTCCTCCCGGAAAAGGCCCCTCCTAGGCTCCGGGTGGCCTACGCCTGGGACCGGGCCTTCCGCTTCTACTACCCCGAGGCCCTGGAGCTTCTGGAGGCCCTGGGGGCGGAGCTCATCCCCTTCAGCCCTCTGGAGGACGAGGCCCTGCCCCAGGCAGAGGCCCTCCTCCTGGGGGGCGGCTACCCCGAGCTCTTCGCGGAAAGGCTTTCGGAAAACGGGGCCATGCGCTCGGCCGTCCGCGCCTTTCCCGGCCCCATCGTGGCCGAGTGCGGGGGGTACATGTACCTTTCGGAGGGGCTTTGGGTTGGGGAAAGGTTCTTCCCCATGGTGGGCCTGGCCCCGGGGGAGGCCCGCATGGCGGACCGGCCCGTCCTCGGGTACCGGGAGGTGGAGGCCCTAAAGGACACCCCCGTGGCCCGGAAGGGGGAGCGGCTCAAGGGCCACGAGTTCCACTACGCCCGCCTTCCCCCTTCCCCAAGCCCCGCCTGGCGCCGGGTGGGGGGAGAGGAGGTGGAGGGCTGGACGGACGGGAGGGTCCTGGCAAGCTTCGTCCACCTCTACCTCCCCGCCCGCCCCGAAGCCGCCCGGCGGCTTCTCGCCCAGGGTGGGTCAGGGCACTTTCAAAAATAA
- a CDS encoding protoglobin domain-containing protein — translation MTEKNLARFYAIAQGIWSQLPPSARFRPLEDGKVLARHRAFLEGLVDELVQGFYDTLFAHPPTRAVFREGERPLREKTLRDWYLRTVQGPFNGQYFAWQALVGLVHVRRQVTNAMMAAMWNWLVERVVERAHAALPPEEAKALEGTWRRLGFTVAALIGEEYLDAYLEALAEARGEDPQAFRALAQREAERLLQELSPR, via the coding sequence ATGACGGAGAAGAACCTCGCCCGCTTCTACGCCATCGCCCAAGGGATCTGGAGCCAACTCCCCCCAAGCGCCCGCTTCCGCCCCCTCGAGGACGGCAAGGTCCTCGCCCGGCACCGGGCCTTCCTCGAGGGCCTGGTGGACGAGCTGGTGCAGGGCTTCTACGACACCCTCTTTGCCCACCCCCCTACCCGCGCCGTCTTCCGGGAAGGGGAGAGGCCCCTTAGGGAGAAGACCTTAAGGGACTGGTACCTGCGCACGGTCCAGGGGCCCTTCAACGGCCAGTACTTCGCCTGGCAGGCCCTGGTGGGGCTCGTACACGTGCGCCGCCAGGTGACCAACGCCATGATGGCCGCCATGTGGAACTGGCTGGTGGAGCGGGTGGTGGAGCGGGCCCACGCCGCCCTGCCCCCGGAGGAGGCCAAGGCCCTGGAGGGGACCTGGCGGCGGCTCGGCTTCACCGTGGCCGCGCTTATAGGGGAGGAGTACCTGGACGCCTACCTCGAGGCCCTGGCCGAGGCCCGGGGAGAGGACCCCCAGGCCTTCCGCGCCCTGGCCCAGAGGGAGGCGGAGCGGCTTCTCCAGGAGCTTAGCCCCAGGTGA
- the cobO gene encoding cob(I)yrinic acid a,c-diamide adenosyltransferase yields the protein MERPPRLKPYGRPTGERRGLVLVYTGDGKGKSTAAFGLALRAHGRGLRVRVFQFIKHEGARFGEHRAFAQLGVPVEGLGDGFTWKSRDLERSRALAYAGWQRAKEALLSGAYDLLVLDEITYPIRYGWVPLGEVLEALKDRPPHVHVVLTGRGAPEALLELADTVTEMRKVKHAFDQGVPAQRGIEH from the coding sequence ATGGAGCGCCCTCCGCGCCTAAAACCTTACGGGAGGCCCACGGGGGAAAGACGGGGCCTGGTCTTGGTCTACACCGGGGACGGCAAGGGGAAGAGCACCGCCGCCTTCGGCCTGGCCCTCCGCGCCCACGGCCGGGGCCTTCGGGTGCGGGTCTTCCAGTTCATCAAGCACGAGGGGGCCCGCTTTGGGGAGCACCGGGCCTTCGCCCAGCTGGGGGTGCCCGTGGAGGGCCTGGGGGACGGCTTCACCTGGAAAAGCCGGGACCTGGAGCGCTCCCGGGCCCTGGCCTACGCGGGCTGGCAAAGGGCCAAGGAGGCCCTTCTCTCCGGGGCCTACGACCTCCTGGTCCTGGACGAGATCACCTACCCCATCCGCTACGGCTGGGTGCCCCTCGGGGAGGTCCTGGAGGCCCTAAAGGATAGGCCCCCCCACGTCCACGTGGTCCTCACGGGCCGGGGGGCTCCGGAGGCCCTTTTGGAGCTGGCGGACACGGTGACGGAGATGCGCAAGGTGAAGCACGCCTTTGACCAGGGGGTGCCCGCCCAGCGGGGGATAGAGCACTGA
- a CDS encoding adenosylcobinamide-GDP ribazoletransferase: MRALLAAFALLTVLPLGRAFAPEDLKGASAFFPLVGYALGGLLALASLLPLPPGLLGALLLALWLALTGFLHLDGLLDTADALLGAKPREKRLAILKDPHLGAFAFGVGGLYLLLKGQALALLPEPLFLLLLPGFARFAFLPFLQRYPLAHQGMAALVRGGPLLPPFLLALPFPILYPGPALLAFLAAYGVARLALARIGGLTGDVLGAMVALSELAGLLGYALWSALRA; encoded by the coding sequence TTGCGCGCCCTCCTCGCCGCCTTCGCCCTCCTCACCGTCCTCCCCCTGGGGCGGGCCTTCGCCCCGGAGGACCTCAAGGGGGCCTCGGCCTTCTTCCCCCTGGTGGGCTACGCCCTCGGGGGCCTCCTGGCCCTGGCCTCCCTCCTCCCCCTCCCCCCGGGGCTCCTGGGGGCCCTTCTCCTCGCCCTTTGGCTTGCCCTCACGGGCTTTTTGCACCTGGACGGGCTTCTGGACACCGCCGACGCCCTCCTTGGGGCCAAGCCCCGGGAGAAGCGCCTCGCCATCCTCAAGGACCCCCACCTGGGGGCCTTCGCCTTCGGGGTGGGGGGGCTTTACCTCCTCCTCAAGGGGCAGGCCTTGGCCCTTCTCCCAGAGCCCCTCTTCCTCCTCCTCCTCCCCGGCTTCGCCCGCTTCGCCTTCCTGCCCTTCCTCCAGCGTTACCCCCTGGCCCACCAGGGGATGGCCGCCCTGGTGCGGGGAGGGCCCCTTCTCCCTCCCTTCCTCCTGGCCCTGCCCTTTCCCATCCTCTACCCCGGGCCCGCCCTCCTGGCCTTCCTCGCGGCCTATGGGGTGGCCCGGCTGGCCCTGGCCCGGATAGGGGGGCTTACGGGGGACGTGCTCGGGGCCATGGTCGCCCTATCGGAGCTTGCGGGTCTGCTAGGGTATGCCCTATGGAGCGCCCTCCGCGCCTAA
- a CDS encoding heavy metal-binding domain-containing protein — MILTTGTTVEGRRVEAYLGIVFGEAIVGANLFRDLFAQIRDIVGGRSGAYEAELKRAREIALREMEEEARRLGADAVIGVDIDYEVLGGNNSMLMVTASGTAVRLAP; from the coding sequence ATGATCCTCACCACCGGCACCACGGTAGAGGGGCGCAGGGTGGAGGCCTACCTGGGCATCGTCTTCGGGGAGGCCATCGTGGGGGCCAACCTCTTCCGCGACCTCTTCGCCCAGATCCGGGACATCGTGGGCGGGCGGAGCGGGGCCTACGAGGCCGAGCTCAAGCGGGCCCGGGAGATCGCCCTAAGGGAGATGGAGGAGGAGGCCCGCCGCCTGGGGGCCGACGCGGTCATCGGGGTGGACATCGACTACGAGGTCCTTGGGGGCAACAACTCCATGCTCATGGTCACCGCCAGCGGCACCGCGGTGCGCCTGGCCCCCTAG
- the cobT gene encoding nicotinate-nucleotide--dimethylbenzimidazole phosphoribosyltransferase produces MDLETLQAAKARMAQLTKPPRALGVLEEVAVRLAAIQGRVKPELGPGAVVVAAADHGVLAEGVSAYPQEVTFQMVLNFLRGGAAINRFAQAADCRVYVLDVGVKGELPEHPGLLRAKVRPGTANLAREAAMTLEEAERALQAGRTAARKALSEGATLLAAGDMGIGNTTAAAALSAALLDLSPEEVVGPGTGLDEEGLARKRQAVARALARLRPGMGPLEVAAEVGGLELLAIAGVYLEGAEAGVPLVLDGFPVSAGFLLAYRLKPKVLDYAFAGHLSREPGHRRVLEALGLRPLLQLDLALGEGTGAVLAMPLLRAAAAILHMATFAEAGVSGPVS; encoded by the coding sequence ATGGACCTCGAGACCCTCCAGGCGGCCAAGGCGCGGATGGCCCAGCTCACCAAGCCCCCCCGGGCCTTGGGGGTTTTGGAGGAGGTGGCCGTGCGCCTTGCGGCCATCCAGGGGCGGGTGAAGCCCGAGCTGGGCCCCGGGGCGGTGGTGGTGGCGGCGGCGGACCACGGGGTGTTGGCGGAGGGGGTTTCCGCCTACCCCCAGGAGGTCACCTTCCAGATGGTCCTGAACTTCCTCCGGGGCGGGGCGGCCATCAACCGCTTCGCCCAGGCGGCGGACTGCCGGGTCTACGTCCTGGACGTGGGGGTGAAGGGGGAGCTCCCCGAGCACCCGGGGCTCCTTAGGGCCAAGGTGCGCCCAGGGACGGCCAACCTGGCCCGGGAGGCCGCCATGACCCTGGAGGAGGCGGAAAGGGCCCTCCAGGCGGGGAGGACGGCCGCCCGGAAGGCCCTTTCGGAGGGGGCCACCCTCCTCGCCGCGGGGGACATGGGCATCGGGAACACCACCGCGGCCGCGGCCCTTTCCGCCGCCCTCCTGGACCTTTCTCCTGAGGAGGTGGTGGGCCCGGGCACGGGGCTGGACGAGGAGGGCCTGGCCCGCAAGCGGCAGGCGGTGGCCCGGGCCCTGGCCCGCCTCCGCCCGGGGATGGGGCCCTTGGAGGTGGCCGCGGAGGTGGGGGGGCTGGAGCTCCTCGCCATCGCCGGGGTGTACCTGGAAGGGGCGGAGGCCGGGGTGCCCCTGGTGCTGGACGGGTTTCCCGTTTCCGCAGGCTTCCTCCTGGCCTACCGCCTAAAGCCCAAGGTCCTGGACTACGCCTTCGCCGGCCACCTCTCCCGGGAGCCGGGCCACCGGAGGGTCCTGGAGGCCCTGGGCCTGAGGCCCCTCCTCCAGCTGGACCTAGCTTTAGGGGAAGGCACGGGGGCGGTGCTGGCCATGCCCCTCCTCCGGGCCGCGGCGGCCATCCTCCACATGGCCACCTTCGCCGAGGCCGGGGTGAGCGGCCCGGTATCCTAA
- a CDS encoding histidine phosphatase family protein produces MELWLVRHGETQWNREGRLLGWTDLPLTPEGEAQAKALRERLPPLPAHSSDLRRALRTAELAGFAPQATPSLREIHFGLLEGALWEGLDPVHKEALLRFQGFRPPGGETLEDFQERVFRFLETLREPSLLFTHGGVVRAVLRALGEDGLVPPGHVVVVDWPHRVLDGLG; encoded by the coding sequence ATGGAGCTTTGGCTCGTGCGCCACGGGGAAACCCAATGGAACCGGGAGGGGCGGCTTTTGGGCTGGACGGACCTGCCCCTCACCCCGGAGGGGGAGGCCCAGGCAAAGGCCCTTAGGGAGAGGCTCCCTCCCCTTCCCGCCCACAGCTCGGACCTGAGGCGGGCCCTGAGGACGGCGGAGCTGGCGGGCTTCGCCCCCCAGGCCACCCCAAGCCTCAGGGAGATCCACTTCGGCCTCCTGGAGGGGGCCCTTTGGGAAGGGCTGGACCCGGTGCACAAGGAAGCCCTCCTCCGTTTCCAGGGCTTCCGGCCCCCCGGCGGAGAAACCCTGGAGGATTTTCAAGAAAGAGTTTTCCGTTTTCTGGAAACGCTTCGGGAGCCCAGCCTCCTCTTCACCCACGGGGGGGTGGTGCGGGCGGTGCTCCGGGCCCTGGGGGAGGACGGGCTGGTGCCCCCCGGGCACGTGGTGGTGGTGGACTGGCCCCACCGGGTCCTGGACGGGCTCGGATGA
- the cbiB gene encoding adenosylcobinamide-phosphate synthase CbiB, whose protein sequence is MSLLLALLLDALFGEPPSRLHPVVLMGRYLGWAWPRVRGFWSGAFYWTLGAILFALPAFLLDLLLRPLAWGWALLGLLLKPLFSLRMLLSEVLAVERALGEGLEAGQNRLGRIVSRKTADLSPEEVREAALESLAENLSDSLLAPLLYFALLGLGGAALYRYANTADAMWGYPEHGERGAFAARADDLLNLLPARLAGLLLCPPRLWPRLPGEARKTPSPNAGYPMAALALRLGVRLRKRGAYALNPLAPSPTPRDLRRGVWLVGGLGYAFGGLLGVAL, encoded by the coding sequence ATGAGCCTCCTCCTCGCCCTCCTCCTGGACGCCCTCTTTGGGGAACCCCCCTCTAGGCTCCACCCCGTGGTCCTCATGGGCCGGTACCTGGGGTGGGCCTGGCCCCGGGTGAGAGGGTTTTGGTCCGGGGCCTTCTACTGGACCCTTGGGGCGATCCTCTTCGCCCTCCCCGCCTTCCTCCTGGACCTCCTCCTGAGGCCCCTCGCCTGGGGGTGGGCCCTCCTGGGCCTCCTCCTCAAGCCCCTCTTCAGCCTGAGGATGCTCCTCTCCGAGGTCCTGGCGGTGGAAAGGGCCCTGGGGGAGGGCCTCGAGGCCGGCCAAAACCGCCTGGGGCGCATCGTAAGCCGGAAAACAGCGGACCTAAGCCCGGAGGAGGTGCGGGAGGCGGCCTTGGAGAGCTTGGCGGAAAACCTCTCGGATAGCCTCTTGGCCCCCCTCCTCTACTTCGCCCTCTTGGGCCTGGGAGGGGCCGCCCTCTACCGCTACGCCAACACCGCGGACGCCATGTGGGGTTACCCCGAGCACGGGGAGAGGGGGGCCTTCGCCGCCCGGGCGGACGACCTCCTGAACCTCCTTCCCGCACGGCTCGCCGGCCTCCTCCTCTGCCCGCCCCGGCTCTGGCCCAGGCTCCCGGGGGAGGCCCGGAAGACCCCCTCCCCCAACGCCGGCTACCCCATGGCCGCCCTGGCCCTGAGGCTCGGGGTGCGCCTCAGGAAACGGGGGGCCTACGCCCTGAACCCCCTGGCCCCCTCCCCCACCCCCCGGGACCTCCGCCGAGGGGTGTGGCTGGTGGGCGGGCTGGGGTACGCCTTCGGGGGGCTTCTGGGGGTGGCCCTCTAA